The nucleotide sequence GCCGGGGATGGAGATCGCGAAGAGGTCGCCGCCGAGCGAGGTCTGTGCACCCTCCGGGAGTTCTCCGGCGAGGTCGTCGACGGCGGCCCGGAGGGCGTCCGTCGTCTCGTCCGACACGTCGCTGGCCTCCCCGTCGAACTGCAGGCGGACGATCGCGGCCGTGTCGTCGTCGTTGATCATGCCGGTGACCATCTCGTCGTACGGCGAGGTCGCGGCGAGGACCTGGTCGAGGTCGCCGAGGTCGGACACCGCATCCTCGATCGGCTCCCGGTACGCGTCATCGGTAACCTCGTCGCCGTCGGCCGCCACGACGATGAACTGCGCATTGGTTCCGCTCACCTGCGGGAACGAACGGGAGAGCTGCTCGAGACCCGCCTGCGACTCCGTGCCGGGGATGGAGAAGGTGTTGTCGGTGCCGGCACCGAGGAGGACCGCTCCGGCCCCGGCGATGCCGAGCGCGAGGAGCCACGAGACGAGGACGCGCCACGGGTGGCGGAAGGACCAGCGTCCGAGGGATGAGAGCAGTGTGGACACGCGAATCTCCGTGGGGGTGCGGGGTGGATACACAGGTGTATCCGATACATAGATGTATCGTAAGGTGATCGCCCACCCGGATGCTGTGCGCCGGGTGTGAATCGTCGAGAGGGAAGGTCAGGAGGTTCCGATGTCGTCACCCGCCACCCGCAGCCGCGAGAACACGAAGGCGCGCCTGCTGGAGGCCGCCGCGCAGGTGTTCGCCGAGGTCGGCCTGGAGGGCGCCTCCGTCGAGGCCGTCTGCGAGCGCGCCGGTTTCACGCGCGGAGCCTTCTACTCGAACTTCGACTCCAAGGACGAGCTCTTCCTCACCCTCGCGGCGGGCGTGGCGGACTCCCGGGTCGCGGCCGTCCGGACCCGTGTCGAGCAGATGCGGGCCGATGGCGAGCTCGCCGACGACTGCGACCCGAAGGACCTCGTGCAGCAGATCATGGAGCTCGGAAGCGACGACCGGGTCGGCGTGATGCTGATGAGCGAGATCCGCATCCGGGCGCTGCGCGATCCGCGGTTCGGGGAGGCCTATCTGACCCAGGAACGCGAGATGGTGGCGAGCATCGCGCGGATCGTGGAGGACATCGTGGAGGCGGCGGGGACGCTGCGCCTCCGCGTGCCCGCCGTCGATGCGGCGCGCATGCTCATGATCCTCTGGGAGGGCATGACCGTCCGCGGCGCCATGGCCGGTCGCGACGACGCCGCGCTGCGGCACTCCGGAGGCGAAGAGCTCGGTCGCCTCGTGGAGCTCCTCGTCGAGTCCTAGGCGCTGCGCGCCGCGAGCAGCTCGTGGTGACAGCGCGCCAGGCGGGCGGTCCACCACTCCCGACGCTCGTCCGCTGCGGCCAGTCGGGTGAGCGCTGCCGGGTCGGGGGACAGGCGTCCCACCGGGATCGCGCCGTCCACGGGGCGGAGGTCGGCGACGTCGTCCTGGAAGAGCGACGCGGTGCCCAGCCCGCAGTCGTAGTCGAGGACGGGGAGCGCCGCGGCCAGGGCGGCCCCCTGTGAGAGTCCGATCGCCGTGTCCAGCGCGCTGGAGACGACCGCGGGCAGGCCGGCCGCGGTGACGATCTGCAGGGCGTGCGTCAGCCCGCCGAGCGGCTGCGCCTTGATGACCACGATGTCCGCCGCGCCCGCGCGGGCGACAGCGAGAGGGTCGCCGGACTTGCGGATGCTCTCGTCGGCGGCGACCGGGATCCCCATGTAGGCGATGCGACGCCGCAGCTCGGCGAGCTCGGGCACGGACGCGCACGGCTGCTCGACGTACTCCAGATCGAAGGCGGCGAGCGCGTGCACCGCGTGCTCCGCTTCGTCGACGTTCCAGAGGCCGTTCGCATCGACCCGGATGCGCCCCTCGGGCCCCAGTGCCTCCCGGACGGCCTGCACGCGGGCGACGTCCTCCGCGAGGAGCTGTCCGGGCTCGGCGACCTTCACCTTCGCGGTGCGGCATCCGGCGAAGCGGGCGAGGACCTCGGGCACGCGCGCCGGCTCGACGGCGGGGACCGTGGCGTTGACGCGGACGTGGCGGCGCAGCGGTGCGGGCTGCGGCGCGTAGGCGTTGTCGATCGCCGCGGCCAGCCACGTCGCCGCCTCGGCGTCGTCGTACTCGACGAAGGGGGAGAACTCGGCCCAGCCTTCGGGCCCTTCGAACAAGAGGGCCTCGCGGGTGTCCACCCCGCGGAAACGGGTGTGCATCGGAAGGGCGACGACGCGGG is from Microbacterium sp. BLY and encodes:
- a CDS encoding o-succinylbenzoate synthase; this encodes MIPALTELLDSARVVALPMHTRFRGVDTREALLFEGPEGWAEFSPFVEYDDAEAATWLAAAIDNAYAPQPAPLRRHVRVNATVPAVEPARVPEVLARFAGCRTAKVKVAEPGQLLAEDVARVQAVREALGPEGRIRVDANGLWNVDEAEHAVHALAAFDLEYVEQPCASVPELAELRRRIAYMGIPVAADESIRKSGDPLAVARAGAADIVVIKAQPLGGLTHALQIVTAAGLPAVVSSALDTAIGLSQGAALAAALPVLDYDCGLGTASLFQDDVADLRPVDGAIPVGRLSPDPAALTRLAAADERREWWTARLARCHHELLAARSA
- a CDS encoding TetR/AcrR family transcriptional regulator; its protein translation is MSSPATRSRENTKARLLEAAAQVFAEVGLEGASVEAVCERAGFTRGAFYSNFDSKDELFLTLAAGVADSRVAAVRTRVEQMRADGELADDCDPKDLVQQIMELGSDDRVGVMLMSEIRIRALRDPRFGEAYLTQEREMVASIARIVEDIVEAAGTLRLRVPAVDAARMLMILWEGMTVRGAMAGRDDAALRHSGGEELGRLVELLVES